From Streptomyces sp. NBC_00690, a single genomic window includes:
- a CDS encoding response regulator transcription factor has translation MTRVLLAEDDASISEPLARALRREGYEVEVREDGPAALDAGLAGGVDLVVLDLGLPGMDGLEVARRLRAEKHTVPILVLTARADEVDTVVGLDAGADDYVTKPFRLAELLARVRALLRRGATEPAPPPATHGVRIDVESHRAWMGDEELQLTAKEFDLLRVLVRDAGRVVTRDQLMREVWDTTWWSSTKTLDMHISWLRKKLGDDAANPRYIATVRGVGFRFEKS, from the coding sequence ATGACGCGTGTACTGCTCGCCGAAGACGACGCATCCATCTCGGAGCCCCTGGCTCGCGCGCTGCGCAGGGAGGGATACGAGGTCGAGGTGCGCGAGGACGGACCGGCAGCGCTGGACGCCGGACTCGCGGGCGGTGTCGACCTCGTCGTCCTCGACCTCGGACTGCCCGGCATGGACGGCCTGGAGGTCGCCAGACGGCTGCGGGCCGAAAAGCACACGGTCCCCATCCTGGTGCTGACGGCCCGCGCGGACGAGGTGGACACCGTGGTCGGCCTCGACGCCGGCGCGGACGACTACGTCACCAAGCCGTTCCGGCTGGCCGAACTGCTGGCCCGCGTCCGGGCGCTGCTGCGCCGCGGTGCGACCGAGCCAGCACCCCCGCCAGCCACGCACGGCGTGCGCATCGACGTCGAGTCGCACCGGGCCTGGATGGGCGATGAAGAACTCCAGCTCACGGCCAAGGAGTTCGACCTGCTGCGGGTACTGGTCCGCGACGCCGGTCGGGTCGTCACCCGCGACCAGTTGATGCGCGAGGTCTGGGACACCACCTGGTGGTCCTCGACCAAGACGCTCGACATGCACATCTCCTGGCTGCGCAAGAAGCTCGGCGACGACGCGGCGAACCCCCGCTACATCGCCACGGTTCGGGGTGTGGGCTTCCGCTTCGAAAAGAGCTGA